The following proteins are co-located in the Sulfurospirillum deleyianum DSM 6946 genome:
- the istA gene encoding IS21 family transposase — MLKKGDVKMIHKMLKDGLSKSAIARKLDINRDTVAKYAKLPEGYIPVIKREPVETTVDPYLPNIARMLEEAHALGISIPNTSIYDEIQKLGYRGSLRWMKDIMLRYELRQKVKNEEPLVRFETNKAQQMQVDWVEFPKDNLSAFVATMGYSRASYVEYVMDEKVDTLIKCHMNAFSYFGGVPHEALYDNMKTVISKRNAYGYGKHKFNEQFRDFAQKHCGMALKVCKPYRAQTKGKVERFNHYFRYSFHNMFKVRLSLMGYKMTLENANAAVIDWLDFTANARIHQTTLHRPFDLLAEEQLQLLPLPKTYHGIHPLKATTKSVTQDSQTSNRITIHIPTRDLQSYDQFIPMLAYIVLPAYTLGGILWH, encoded by the coding sequence ATGCTTAAAAAAGGTGATGTAAAAATGATTCATAAGATGCTCAAAGATGGTCTGAGTAAGAGTGCTATTGCACGTAAACTTGACATTAACAGAGATACCGTTGCGAAGTATGCGAAGCTGCCAGAGGGTTATATTCCTGTTATAAAAAGAGAACCTGTAGAGACAACGGTTGATCCGTATCTGCCCAATATAGCAAGAATGCTAGAAGAGGCACACGCATTAGGTATTTCTATCCCCAATACATCCATATATGATGAGATTCAGAAACTTGGTTATCGAGGAAGTCTTCGGTGGATGAAAGATATTATGCTTCGTTATGAGCTTCGTCAGAAAGTAAAAAACGAAGAACCACTTGTCAGATTTGAGACAAACAAGGCTCAACAGATGCAAGTGGATTGGGTTGAATTTCCCAAAGATAATTTATCTGCATTTGTTGCAACTATGGGATACTCTAGAGCATCTTATGTGGAATATGTGATGGATGAGAAAGTAGACACTCTCATAAAATGCCACATGAACGCCTTTAGTTATTTTGGTGGTGTGCCACATGAGGCACTCTATGATAATATGAAGACGGTTATTTCCAAACGCAATGCTTATGGATATGGTAAGCATAAATTCAATGAACAATTCCGCGACTTTGCCCAAAAACATTGTGGTATGGCTTTAAAAGTTTGTAAACCTTATCGTGCACAAACCAAGGGAAAAGTAGAGAGATTTAATCACTATTTCCGATACAGTTTTCACAATATGTTTAAAGTGAGACTTTCCCTGATGGGCTATAAGATGACATTAGAAAATGCCAATGCGGCAGTCATAGATTGGTTAGATTTTACAGCAAATGCGAGAATACATCAAACAACACTCCACAGACCGTTTGATCTGTTAGCAGAAGAGCAATTGCAGTTGCTTCCTCTGCCTAAGACTTATCATGGGATACACCCGCTCAAAGCCACCACTAAAAGTGTAACACAAGATAGCCAAACATCCAATAGAATAACTATTCACATTCCCACTCGTGATCTTCAAAGTTACGATCAATTTATACCTATGTTAGCGTATATAGTTTTA
- a CDS encoding helix-turn-helix transcriptional regulator yields the protein MPKVERPSNNSKWERINTIYELLKQSCDGMSIQDLSKQMDVSTKTIQRDLYEVLGEYGAVKQGRMWKLDSKKAEDNLNSNERIILGILDEMAKNAGSSFYGKAHSLLKQISQQLEHPIFANVESESLDESHIELFSLLEKAIKTKHTVSFTYKKHLFDVQPLKLAFFDSFWYLLALDIQDDNKFKKFYLKSINDLTIQDNTFSINTTLEERLKKANSIWFDLDKELFDVHLLIDKEVMTYFERKPLKGQTIIGKDADGSVEIIVPITHEMEIVPLIFWYVPYLKVLEPQWIADIVKEKIQAYHQSLQ from the coding sequence ATGCCAAAAGTCGAACGACCTTCAAATAACTCAAAATGGGAACGTATCAATACTATTTACGAACTTTTAAAACAATCATGCGATGGTATGAGCATTCAAGATCTCTCAAAACAAATGGATGTCAGTACAAAGACCATTCAGCGTGATTTGTATGAGGTTTTAGGCGAGTATGGAGCTGTTAAACAAGGGCGAATGTGGAAACTTGATAGCAAAAAAGCCGAAGACAACCTTAATTCCAATGAGCGCATTATTCTTGGTATTTTAGATGAGATGGCAAAAAATGCTGGCAGTAGTTTTTACGGCAAAGCCCATTCACTCCTTAAACAAATCTCTCAACAATTAGAACATCCTATTTTTGCGAATGTCGAGAGTGAATCCTTGGATGAAAGCCATATAGAGCTTTTTTCTTTGTTGGAAAAAGCGATTAAAACAAAGCATACGGTTAGTTTTACCTATAAAAAACATCTTTTTGACGTTCAACCCCTTAAACTAGCATTTTTTGACAGTTTTTGGTACCTATTAGCACTTGATATACAAGATGACAATAAATTTAAAAAGTTTTATCTCAAATCCATCAATGATCTCACAATCCAAGATAACACATTTTCGATCAATACGACATTGGAAGAACGTTTAAAAAAAGCAAATTCCATTTGGTTTGATTTGGATAAAGAACTTTTTGATGTGCATTTGCTCATTGACAAAGAAGTTATGACCTATTTTGAGCGTAAACCTCTTAAAGGACAAACGATTATCGGCAAAGATGCTGATGGTTCAGTAGAGATTATTGTGCCTATCACGCATGAAATGGAAATCGTACCTTTAATCTTTTGGTATGTCCCTTACCTCAAGGTCTTAGAGCCTCAATGGATTGCCGACATCGTGAAAGAAAAAATACAAGCGTATCATCAAAGTCTTCAATAA
- a CDS encoding SIR2 family NAD-dependent protein deacylase gives MQLEETIDIAKRLIEDAEAILITAGAGMGVDSGLPDFRGEEGFWRAYPLLKDQGLHFEDMATPKLFKTDPSLAWAFYGQRLNLYRATTPHEGFDALKELVYSKNNNYFIYTSNVDGHFQKVGFDEEKIVEVHGSIHHLQCLNQCSKQIWSANDTFVNVNLDTFLALNIPKCSYCNAIARPNILMFGDWSSWNDKRYNQQKARYNKWLKQNKTACIVVIEIGAGTAIPTIRYESEKVTKQFLNAHLIRINPHDDFIDKSVKRGLSIPLGGLEGIKKLINHVTIL, from the coding sequence GTGCAACTTGAAGAAACAATAGACATCGCAAAGCGACTGATTGAAGATGCCGAAGCGATTCTCATCACGGCAGGTGCTGGCATGGGTGTCGATAGTGGCTTACCCGATTTTAGAGGAGAGGAGGGCTTTTGGAGGGCTTATCCACTTCTAAAAGATCAAGGACTTCACTTTGAAGATATGGCTACGCCAAAACTTTTCAAAACAGATCCCTCTCTTGCCTGGGCTTTTTATGGTCAAAGACTCAATTTATACCGTGCTACTACGCCTCATGAAGGCTTTGATGCTTTAAAAGAGCTTGTTTATTCAAAAAACAACAATTACTTCATCTATACCTCCAATGTTGATGGGCACTTTCAAAAAGTAGGATTTGATGAAGAGAAAATCGTTGAAGTTCATGGAAGTATTCATCATTTGCAGTGCTTAAATCAATGTTCAAAACAGATATGGAGTGCAAACGATACGTTCGTTAATGTCAATTTAGACACATTTCTTGCTCTTAATATACCCAAATGTTCTTACTGTAACGCTATCGCTCGTCCGAATATATTGATGTTTGGCGACTGGTCTTCGTGGAATGACAAACGTTATAACCAACAAAAAGCACGATACAACAAATGGCTCAAGCAAAATAAAACAGCCTGTATCGTTGTTATAGAAATTGGTGCTGGAACAGCGATTCCAACCATACGTTATGAAAGTGAAAAAGTTACCAAGCAATTCTTAAATGCACATTTGATCCGAATTAACCCTCATGATGATTTTATCGATAAAAGTGTCAAAAGAGGGCTAAGTATTCCCTTGGGTGGTCTTGAGGGCATAAAAAAGCTCATCAATCATGTAACTATTTTATAG
- a CDS encoding PD-(D/E)XK nuclease family protein translates to MEQPNFKILLEKIQKISEKYDNEDRVTGRRFNIYSIADIETDEVKTHSKMIAELLNPKGSHAQGDKYLKLFCDVVRINPTFSEKIKVTVETSFDNGRLDIELIFEDFYVIIENKINALDQESQITRYYSHAKKKNLNYNIFYLNRYGTEPSMKAFENFEKVPPIERNGNDQNDQPKYKCGDDGVELKLISYRETIRTWLEQCREASQELPNIHAGITHYLNLVKKITGDTMSANEREQIQEHLIKNPNDLTIALKISQAFNSPELRGKILYDFFDKLKDKLITDHIQECYPQKYTNLEYNLEACQNWFKRGDKENKWECKGFFLKTKNPNIFIHVEVATSALHYGLITENIDLEKKLRDKIEKPWEERNWPSLRWFSKMKADNINSFTSETILRLTNEEQITEFANLIHRDVNDILEKISVS, encoded by the coding sequence TTGGAACAACCAAATTTTAAAATTTTATTAGAAAAAATACAAAAAATTTCTGAAAAATATGACAATGAAGACCGAGTCACAGGTCGTAGATTTAATATTTATTCAATTGCAGACATAGAAACTGATGAAGTCAAAACTCACTCAAAAATGATTGCTGAACTTTTGAATCCAAAAGGTTCACATGCGCAAGGGGATAAATACTTAAAGCTTTTTTGTGATGTCGTGAGAATCAACCCTACGTTTAGTGAGAAAATTAAAGTTACTGTTGAAACATCCTTTGATAATGGACGTTTAGACATTGAACTGATCTTTGAAGATTTTTATGTCATTATCGAAAATAAAATTAATGCGCTTGACCAAGAAAGTCAAATAACCCGCTACTATTCACACGCAAAAAAGAAAAATTTGAATTACAATATTTTTTATCTAAATCGCTATGGAACTGAACCTAGTATGAAGGCATTTGAAAATTTTGAAAAAGTACCACCAATTGAAAGAAATGGGAATGATCAAAATGATCAGCCAAAATACAAATGTGGTGACGACGGAGTTGAACTAAAATTAATTTCTTATAGAGAGACTATTCGAACTTGGCTTGAGCAATGTCGAGAAGCCTCTCAAGAATTACCAAATATTCATGCAGGAATAACACATTATCTTAATCTAGTAAAAAAAATCACAGGAGATACGATGTCGGCCAATGAGAGAGAACAAATTCAAGAACATTTAATTAAAAATCCTAACGATTTAACTATTGCACTCAAAATATCACAAGCCTTCAATTCTCCAGAACTGCGCGGAAAAATTTTATATGACTTCTTTGATAAATTAAAAGACAAATTAATCACAGATCATATTCAAGAATGTTATCCACAAAAATACACAAATCTAGAATATAATCTAGAAGCTTGTCAAAACTGGTTTAAGCGTGGAGATAAAGAAAATAAGTGGGAATGTAAAGGATTTTTTCTAAAAACAAAAAATCCTAATATTTTTATTCACGTAGAAGTTGCTACATCTGCATTGCATTATGGACTAATAACAGAAAATATAGATCTTGAAAAAAAACTTCGTGATAAGATTGAAAAACCATGGGAAGAAAGAAACTGGCCATCACTTAGGTGGTTCTCCAAGATGAAAGCTGACAATATTAATAGTTTTACCTCTGAAACAATCTTGCGTTTAACCAATGAAGAGCAAATCACAGAATTTGCAAATCTAATTCATAGGGATGTTAATGATATATTGGAAAAAATTTCTGTTTCATAA
- a CDS encoding PcfJ domain-containing protein, with product MQTSAIPWKIKCDFNTLPTLFHGETLPYQAITYLCSCSHQYTYLENKTLANHQPYRCPICANETFLNANYFLKPFSWYDPIEKLFPKEILYALEPTIIYGQGQYKLTSHVNLKIPYTINLLRNTIMYKEHQLLELSIDNQGKISQLLNVNFDFYGYDKDVYDFEDDLLKESIIDNCTLLTLYKRKIVAMIKNTKTTHNLEIPDECTSMNDIAFFIKYPYLKSYEFIYWKSIEFLPKHHSLTVLDALNFINIRKEKSIKKVLFQHYKQQIQHKKPFAFHYIYALLHHIKDPNIIIQILHLPLDISGDSSGSWELFFTFLTSHFDEKRIAHLLKQFAQEEDYWLVDTMELLSEVSYDENHKNIHYQANNPLRANYKEVHDYVVHMHSSLYRQTLTHQTFTYTPKELTPCIRTATYSVHVPYTGLELFEWGEKMHNCLAGYDRAILSKNKLIYGFFKEDELVFAIEIQERKIVQAKSKYNTELLSVEKDFLNSWFEQFFKVNNK from the coding sequence ATGCAAACGAGTGCTATACCATGGAAAATCAAATGTGACTTCAATACACTACCAACGCTTTTTCATGGTGAAACACTTCCCTATCAAGCCATTACATATTTATGCTCTTGCTCTCATCAATACACGTATTTGGAAAATAAAACATTGGCAAATCATCAACCCTACCGATGTCCTATCTGTGCCAATGAAACTTTTCTAAACGCAAATTATTTTTTAAAACCGTTCTCATGGTATGACCCAATTGAGAAGCTTTTCCCAAAAGAAATACTTTACGCACTTGAACCAACCATTATTTATGGACAAGGACAATATAAATTAACCTCTCATGTCAATCTTAAAATACCTTATACAATAAATCTTTTACGCAATACAATTATGTATAAAGAGCACCAACTTTTAGAGCTTTCCATTGATAATCAAGGGAAAATAAGTCAACTGTTAAATGTCAATTTTGATTTTTATGGTTATGACAAAGACGTATATGATTTTGAAGATGACTTGTTAAAAGAATCTATCATAGATAATTGCACGCTATTGACACTGTATAAAAGAAAAATAGTTGCTATGATTAAAAACACTAAAACCACCCATAATTTAGAGATACCCGATGAATGTACTTCTATGAATGATATTGCTTTTTTTATAAAATACCCATATCTAAAGTCCTATGAATTTATCTATTGGAAGTCGATAGAATTTTTGCCAAAACATCATTCTTTAACAGTGCTAGATGCTCTAAATTTCATTAATATTCGTAAAGAAAAATCAATTAAAAAAGTCCTCTTTCAGCACTATAAACAACAAATTCAGCATAAAAAGCCTTTTGCTTTCCACTATATATATGCATTGCTACACCATATCAAAGACCCAAACATTATTATCCAAATTCTTCATCTCCCTTTAGATATCAGTGGAGATAGTAGCGGCTCATGGGAGCTGTTTTTTACATTTTTAACATCTCATTTTGATGAAAAACGTATTGCACATCTTTTAAAACAATTTGCACAAGAAGAAGATTATTGGCTGGTCGATACAATGGAGCTTTTGAGCGAAGTTAGTTATGATGAAAACCATAAGAACATACATTACCAAGCAAACAATCCTTTACGTGCAAACTATAAAGAGGTTCATGATTATGTCGTGCATATGCACTCTTCTCTATATAGACAAACACTTACTCATCAAACATTTACCTATACACCAAAAGAGTTAACTCCGTGTATTCGAACTGCAACATATAGTGTACATGTGCCCTATACAGGATTAGAACTTTTTGAGTGGGGAGAAAAGATGCATAACTGTTTAGCAGGGTACGACAGAGCCATTTTGTCAAAAAATAAACTGATCTATGGTTTTTTTAAAGAAGATGAACTGGTATTTGCTATTGAGATACAAGAGCGTAAAATTGTTCAAGCAAAATCAAAATACAACACGGAACTACTTTCCGTAGAAAAAGACTTCCTTAACAGTTGGTTTGAACAATTTTTCAAAGTGAACAATAAATAA